GGTAAATTATGCATTTCCGTGGGTAAACAGTCAGTTCGCGCGGATAGGGAGAGGCTCCTTACCGGTACACCACAATAAATGAAAGGCGCATTTACTGATATTATTTCTAAGTAATTTTTCAAATATTAAAATGCAAACGAAAGGAGATATTATGAAGAAAAATGAAGTTAGGACACCAAATGTCTCTGGAACCTTTCAAGTTGTAAATGACAAGCAAAAAGAAGACTTAAAGAATTTGAAAGAACAACATAATCTTGATGAAGAGTCTTTATATTATGCAAGATTATTTATGGAGGATTAATTAAAAGCAAATAGCAGCGACCTTTCTCTATCTGAACAAAAAAAGTACCTCACTCATATAGTTTCTTGAGCGAGGTACTTTTATTATGTACTAGAAATTGTATTTACCTCAAGTGGAGAAAGAATTAATATTGAAATTCAAATGATTAACCAATTAGATATGCCAGAAAGAGTACTTTATTATTGGGCACGCCTTTTTTCTTCCTCACTTTCCTCAGGTCAAAATTATTCGGAGCTTTCCCCATCCATTATGATTTCTATCCTTAACTATCCGCTATTCCCTCAAGAAACCGATAACTTTCACGCTGTATTCCATCTAACAGTAGACAAAGAGCATTTCATATGGAGCCCACATTTAGAAATCCATGCGATTGATCTATCACAATTTATGGTAAAATGGAAAAAATACAGGCGGGAGATGAAGGAACATTCTCCAACGGAGTTACCTTGGCTGATGTTGGCTTACCGCTGCCGATTACCGGAAAAAAGGTGTGAATAAGGAGATCTTTCATGAATTGGAGGAGTTTTCAATGAATGAACAAGAAATACGTTAAGCCATGTTTGAATGGGAAAGTCTTAGTTCTAATCAAGAAAATAAGGTGCTGTACGAATCTCGAATGAAATTTCTACGGGATCAACTTTCAAACCTAATGGGTGAACGTCTAGCGGGGAAAGAAGAAGGAATAAAAGAGGGAATTACTCAACTTGTACGAAAGATGGCGGAAAAGGGGATTGCGCTAAAAGAAATTGCTAAAATGACGGAGCTTGAGGAAGAGGAAATAATGGAAATGATTCGACAAGGATAGTGCCTGACCCGGTTGATTCCAGTGATTTTTTCCATACAACAAGACGTTCCAGAAATAA
The Neobacillus sp. PS3-40 genome window above contains:
- a CDS encoding PD-(D/E)XK nuclease family transposase; this translates as MINQLDMPERVLYYWARLFSSSLSSGQNYSELSPSIMISILNYPLFPQETDNFHAVFHLTVDKEHFIWSPHLEIHAIDLSQFMVKWKKYRREMKEHSPTELPWLMLAYRCRLPEKRCE